ACTCAGGGTTGGGGATCTCCTGAGGCTTCCAGATTCCCTTGTAGTTGGGGTTGTCAATCATAGGTGCATGCCACTTGCCCTTGTAAGCAGGattctgcttcattggcctcttcCACTCGCCACATCCAGGTGCCTCTTCACACTTGGGGTTGTCAATCTTTGGCGCCTCCCATTCACCATCCTCCTCATCGTCCCAGTCCTCAGGCTTGGCTGCCTCAGGATCATCAATCTCCTCAGGTTCATCATCCAACCATCCCTCAGGCTTGGTGGCTTCATCATCCACAATTTCCATCGGGGCATCCTCATCCCAGTCATCAGGCTTTACTGCATCTGGATCAGGAATTTTAGCTCTCTCATCCCAGTCCTCCGGCTTCTTGTCATCAGGGTCAGGAATGGTCTTGGATGGGATAAGTGCTGGCTCAAAATCATCAGCAGAAAGGAAGTTCGCCTTCTTCTTTTCTTCCCCATCTACCAAAATTTTGACCTCATTGTCTGGCTTCAAGATAGCCGTGTAGACATGAGAGAGCTTGTCATATGGGACAGATGGTGGGAATTTGAGATGATGCTCAACATACTTTCCAGTCTTAGGATTCTTGTGCTTAAGGATGAAATGAACCTTGTTGGTTGATCCACACTTATCTGGACCAAACATAATAGTGTATGGAGTCTCATTATCAAACTCCTTGGCATCCCATCCAGCATCCTGAGGGCGGATGTACTTAATGTAGGCACCTCCGCATTCAAGGCCATTCTGAAGTCTCACTTCAAACTGCAGGACCACTGTCCCATCCTTCAAGGTAACTGGCTCATCAAGCTCCTTGATTATGGCGTATTTCCTTGCCTTCTCACTAACAAGGAGGCCATAGTCCTCATGACCATCACTCTTGGCATGCCTCCACACACCTACAAAACAGAGTATGTAGGCATTAAGCTATGAAACACACAAAAAAGAACAGAAATTATGACTACAATGTTCAAACAGTGGCAGGCAACAAGCAGTTAAAATAAGGATTGCAATACTGTTTAAAATGGCATTACAGAACCAGGATACTACTCCCTTCATCCACATATGCAAGCAACATGTTGTTTCGGAAAGTGTAACTTTGCAAACTTTGACTAACAATTAGTCAAATTAATTATGGTGTGTTTGGTGCACAAAGGTTGCATAGATGCATATTCAAATTATAACAAATGACACCAATATTCACAGATAAATAGCATACCAGATAACCAGAAAGATCTAACAGGCACCTACTAAAACTTAGTACCGCAAGCTTACTTCATATGAAGAGTGTTTAATGTGGGCACAGAATTACAGGAATATAAAAATACCACTAGCAAACTGAACATACTGACAATTTTATTATTTTTTGGATGACGTAGTTCATTAACACATGCATATAGATAAAATTATTATTCAAAATATCTCCTGATGTCTCATCCTATAATCTAGTACAAGTTAATCACTCCCTCCAGTTAGGAATAGATGAGGCTACTTTCGATTATCTGAGCATCAGTACATTTTGGCAGTTACAGAAACATCAACCATCCATATCAACAATGAGCACACTGCACACACAGAGAAACCAGTCACTCCAATGATCCTCTGTTCGTTAGAGCTACAGACCATTGTAACTTGTGTTGGCACACTCAAAAAGTTATACTGTAAGCTGGAAGGCAAGAACACTCCTCGATTGCATATAGTACGTTGGAATGTGGAGACTAGCCATAGCTCTGCATCTAGAGCGGTGCTGCTAGCGAAGCACATCCGGACAAACTAAAGCACATACATGATTGACAACATACATGACTGACAGTATCAATCGTGGATCTCATGAGTAATTGCACAGTTACCTCTCAGTTTAAACACGGGAAAGTGCGATCTCGGACGAAGAAGCTCCCATAACCCCACTAAACCCACGGATCTAAACAGATCTAGCGAAACCATAACGAGCGAGAGAAAAAAAATGCGCGCGCTTACCTTGGTATTCATCCTTCTTGGAGACGACCCATCTCCCCTCAAAGTCCTCATCGAACGGCTCGTACAGCAGCTGCAAACAACAACACCGAAACCCGGAGTGACCATCACAAATCTCACCCACAAAGTTCCGAGGGAAAAAAGATAGCGAAATCGCAACAGGCTGGCTTAGATTACCGGGTCGGAGGCGTGGATCTGAAAGACCAACGCCGAgaccaggaggaggaggaggagcgcgcGCCCTCCCATCGTCCTCTCAATGTCACGATCTCCTCGAGCCGGGGAGTTTCTCCAAACCTTCCAACCAGAGCGAGGCCTCCGCGAGAGGGAGCAGACGCTGGCAGTATAAGAAGTGGGCGCGGTGGAGAGGCTACACGGCTGAGATCAGGAGAGAGGAAAAGGAACGGTGGGTAGCAGGGCCGGCAGTTGCGAGGAGAAGGCCTTGGTGTGACTTGTTCCGACCAATGGGAGGGCGCGGGACGTGGTGCTGACCAATTGCACGCTGCCACGTCTGACTCGTGACGCTTTGCTCTTGTAGGACGCCATGTCAGCCGCCCCACGAACACGCACGACGGTGGTATCCGGCCAGCCGGCATCTCCAGTGAATACAGAGGCCTTCTACTGACTTTAGATATTCTCGATGACAATTTTGTACCACTTTTTTCAACACTGACATATCATCAAAAATGCTATAAAACTATGAATAAAATAATGTCTCTTAATGTAAAATTTCACTTCactatttcatacattaacatgtCAATTAAATATTGCAACTCAATGACCAATACAAATTAGTAAAATATGTGAAgagaaacaaatcattttcaatggAGGTCTCCATGGTTTCTAAGACATTGGAAAAAAAAGTTGATGTGACACACTATTAAATGTGTGTGAAACCACTATAAAATCATTATTGTGAATAGCCTTAGGGCACATACAGCGCCGTTAAA
This portion of the Zea mays cultivar B73 chromosome 2, Zm-B73-REFERENCE-NAM-5.0, whole genome shotgun sequence genome encodes:
- the LOC100283947 gene encoding calnexin precursor, whose protein sequence is MGGRALLLLLLVSALVFQIHASDPLLYEPFDEDFEGRWVVSKKDEYQGVWRHAKSDGHEDYGLLVSEKARKYAIIKELDEPVTLKDGTVVLQFEVRLQNGLECGGAYIKYIRPQDAGWDAKEFDNETPYTIMFGPDKCGSTNKVHFILKHKNPKTGKYVEHHLKFPPSVPYDKLSHVYTAILKPDNEVKILVDGEEKKKANFLSADDFEPALIPSKTIPDPDDKKPEDWDERAKIPDPDAVKPDDWDEDAPMEIVDDEATKPEGWLDDEPEEIDDPEAAKPEDWDDEEDGEWEAPKIDNPKCEEAPGCGEWKRPMKQNPAYKGKWHAPMIDNPNYKGIWKPQEIPNPEYFELDKPDFDPIAAIGIEIWTMQDGILFDNILIADDEKVATSILEKTWKPKYDVEKEKEKAEEEAAAGADGLSEFQKKIFDVLYKIADVPFLAPYKTKIIDVIEKGEKQPNITIGILVSVVVVFVTVLFKILFGGKKPVAPVKPAAEAKKPKATVTDGAGSSGDKDEKEDEKEETAGPRRRTRRET